The Verrucomicrobium spinosum DSM 4136 = JCM 18804 DNA segment GTTGATCCGGTCAAACGAACGCGCCCCATAGATCCCATTTCCTGCCGTGGCATTGGACGGATGATTGGGAGTGGAGGTGATGCCGCTGGTGGACACCAGTACCGTGCCATTGCCACCACTGGTTGTCTGCTGAATGCTCCAGGCCGAGGAGAACCCGGCTCCGCCATTCAGCGTGGCCAGACTGGAGCCGACCGTGTAGTCAAAGGAGTCATAGGCCACCAGGATGGCCGAGGCCGACGACGCCATGGCGTGCAACATCAATCCGGTGAGGACCGTCCACCCTGCCTTGGGGAAAAGAGCGGGGAGGTGAGAGATGAATGAGAAGCGCATGGCCCATTCCTGAGGGACACGCTTGGGTCTGCCAAGGCTGGAAGCTGCCGGGAAGAGGGAATGGCCGTATCCGCGTAGCGCGATGATCGGAATAGAACATTTTCACGTGGGCGAAGCGCTCCGCCAGGGAGTGTTGCGGAGCGATTCGAGCAAGGCGGATATCGCTCAAATGCAATTCAGGAACCGCGCCGGGGTTGGAGTACCGCGTTTACGCGGCTCAGGAGGATTGGAACTGTCGCCATCGTGGCAAGAACTTGTCTGGTGGCACTATCTCGTGGAGCCACCACGAGCAGGCAGGCTTTTGCAAAATGGCAAGTTTGAGGCGAGGTCTGCGATTGATGTCGCAGACACCCCCGCTCTTGCAAGTTTGGTGACTTCATGGTAACAACTTGCCTCCGTCAAAAACTCTTCCATCCCAAAGCCCCCATGAAATTCACCCCCGCACTTTTCGCCCTGTTCCTTGGTTTCGGCGGACTTCGCGCTCAAGAAACGGAAAAAATCCCTCTGAATGAGCGTCGAACAACCGTGACGATCTGGAATCAGCACAATGGAGGGTTCAATGACCGCGGCTCCAAGGTCTTGAACGTCGTGCTGATCACCAAAGGCAAAGAAGTGTTCCGAAAAGACGGGGTGGCGATTCCCTGGGAGCGCGGTACAGATACGTTCGTCTCGGTGGTCGTTCCCTCGGTGCCTACTGACACCGTCCGGGTGGAGGTGGTCGAAAGCATCAACGAACGGCCTGGTCTCGCTGAAATTCAGTTTGTGCGGAAGGGTAAGAATCTCGCCAAAAAGAAAACGGTGCGTGTCAACGGCGTCTGGGAAAGCCACCCGGGGGTAACGGGGGACACCCTCACCGATGACATCACCACTTCGTCAAAACATCAACACGGCTACTGGTGCTCTCCGGACAAAGAAAAGGCCTGGGCCGAGGTTGATGTGAAGACTCGTGATTGATGCGGTATTCTTTGGTAGCTGATGCCGGGAGCAGGGAAGCTGAAACGCGGGTCAGCCTGCTCTCGGATTCACCGGCCTTGTCAAGTATACGGTTTCCCAGGGGCGCCAGGATAGTGATTCTCAAATACCTACTCTTAAAACGTGACAACCCATAGCAGCCCGTGCCAACAGGCTGCTTTCGACAAATTTGGACTCCAAAACAAGCGTCTCGTGAGCAGGGGCTTTATGGGCATGCTCTCTTACCGTCCGAACGCATCAACACACGGTCCCGCCACCATCCAGTGTTCGTTCCCGGCAACCGTTGGGGAGGGTTAAGCGGTGTTTTTCAACCTGCCTCTTGCACACGAACCGGGTTAGATGCGCGACTTGTCTGGCTATGTAAGGTTCCGAATTGATTCCGCGCGGCCGCGTTGTCAAGCCGCCGCCCGCTCACCTTCACAGTGAATGAGGCGGGCCGGTGACCTTTGCCTCCAACGGGGTGGATCAGGTGACGGGGCGGGAGCTGGCCTATCGGGGTTATGGCGTGCACGGGGCCGTGGCCCCGGGCAGCACGGTGCGGGTGTTTCATCCGCAGGCCGGGGTGGATGGCGAGGAAATCTATGTGAATCCGGAGACCGGTGCCTACGGTGCCTACTGGACCGTGTCGGGGAGTTGGGCGGGCACAGGGGTGACCCGGGTGGAGCTGCTGGTGCGTGGTTCCAAGGCAGGGGCGGGAATCGGCGGGACGCCTGCCGTGGCGGACAAACAGATGTGGGTGGTGCTACCGCCCAGCCAGGAAACCTACGAGTATGACGGTGCGGGCCGCATGGTGGGGGACGCCACCTGGGCTTACACGTGGAATGGCATGGGTTGTCTGGTGAAGATGGAGCGCAAGGCCGACACCGGTGCGGATCCCAACCTCGCCAGTGAGGTGATCACCTTCAAGTACGATGCCGACCGGCGTCGGATCAAGAAGGAGCGGACCTTGACCTACTCTGACAGCACGCCTACGCGGGTGGAGACCAGCAAGATGATTTGGAGTGGCTGGCTCCCCGCCTGTGAGGAGTTGTCAGTGAACGGCGGCACGGCCAGTAGGCGCTGGTTCATCTGGGGCCGGGACGTCAGCGGGACCTGGGATGGTGCGGGTGGCATTGGCGGGTTGGTGGCCATTGAAGAGGAAGGCGGCCGCCGCCTTCTGGTCGTGGATGACGGACTGGGCAACATCACGGCGCTGATCAACCAGGTGAATGGGGAAACGGTGGCGAAGTTCGACTACACCCCCTATGGCGAGCTGAAGGTCTCATCGGGTGACGTGAACGCCTGCCCGTTCCGTTATCAGAGCAAGTACTACGATGCGGAGACGGGGCTGAGCTACTTCGGGTTCAGGTATTACAGCGCGAAGCTGGGGCGCTGGATCAGCCGTGATCCGCTGGGGGAAGCGGGTGGGTTCAACCTGTACGGGTATTGCGGGAATGATCCGGTGAACCGGTGGGATTATTTGGGGATGGATAGCGGAATTTGGGACAAGGTCGTTGCCACCGATGACTTTATGGATGGCTTGCTGTGGGCGACCGTTCAGTTTTGGACTCGCGGCGATATGTTTGGCGGGCAAATGCCGTTGTATCAGTCGCCAAAAAGTAGCTACGAGTATGGCTATAACACAAACATGACTGGATACAATGTGGCCTCACATTGTATCGGAAGAACGGCCCGAGAACTGGGCATGCTTGTGTCAATGATAGACACCGAGTTGAGAGACCGTGGTTTTTGTTTAGAAGCGCTACCTGTAACTCGGATGGCGGCACCTGTGCGAGGACTGCGCAATCTCCAAGTGGCCAATCAGGTCGTTAGAACTGAAAACATTGTTGCCGAAACACTACCCAGTCTACCTAGAGTTGTGGAATCGGGGAAAGTTGTTGCCTCTGTAGATGCAATAGGTGTGCAGTTGGGAAACCAAGTGCAGCTTGGCTCCCAACAGCTTCAGTTCCTTGAAAGCCTGCGATCTCGCTACCCATCGATACCTCACGTTGTTGGCATGGCAAGCGATTCAAGTGTAGTGGGAGCCACGGTGGTGCAAAAAGTGACGCCGCTGTTAAGCTCGCAGTTTTCTAGAAATGCACTTGAATATTTGAGGGTCATCGAAAAGCATACAGGGTTTCGAATCCCAGAAGTTCAAAGAATCCAATTGGCTGCCGATCTAAGCATCACCAAATACACGCGGTTGACTCCTCAAGCGGGCCGGCTCCATCGCGCTAAGTTCACCAAAACACTGAAAGATTCCCAGATAGCCGAATGGGAAAGACAAACAGGCCAAGTATGGCCTAAATATCAAGCGGGATCTACTCCGCGAGGCCGGAATCCAGGCGACTACTTCGATGCACATCACATTATTGAAAATGTTTATGGAGGGCCGCATGAATGGTGGAACCTCACACCTGCGCGCTTTCCCAGCGCACACCAAAGCGGCCTTCATTTGGAGGATGTAATGGAAACACTTTTCCCGTAGAATCTACGACTATGAGTAAATTTGACTACCTTAGGCCACAGATGGTTGGAGTGGAAAACCTGACGGCTTTGTCTGAGCAGGCGGTTCAGGAGTTGAAGGCTAAATATCCCGGGATTGCAGAAGACTATCTAGACTTCCTCAAGCAGATTGGGTGGGGGAATTTCGGGACGGTTATGATATATGCAGAACCAATAGATCCAGAGGAGATATACTCTGCCGAAAGGGGGCTGGCATTGCAGGGCATTGCAGTCTTCGGCGATGATATGCAGGGGTTCTGCTATGGATTCGATAAGGATGAACACTATAGAGTGGTGGAAATAGATCCTAGAGGCAAAGTGGATCGCACAATCCATGAAGATTTCAGCGAGTTCATAAGATCGTTCATACATGAGCCTGAAGAACGTGAGACGTGACAACCCATAGCAGGCCGTGCCAACAGGCTGCTTTCGACAAATTTGGACTCCAAAACAAGCGTCACGTGAGCAGGGGCTTTGTGGGCGTGCTCTCTTACCATCCGAACGCATCAACACACGGTCCCGCCACCATCAAGTGGTTGCCATCGCTTCGCTCAGGCTGTGCGGCGTCCGGCTTCGCCGTTCATCGATGCCGCTTTCGCGGCATGGCGCTGTTCCCGGCAACCGTTGGGGAGGGTTAAGCGGTGTTTTTCAACCTGCCTCTTGTACACGAACCGGGTTAGATGCGCGACTTGTCTGGCTATGTAAGGTTCCGAATTGATTCCGCGCGGCCGCGTTGTCAAGCGTAAGCGAGTAACCAAGCCCCGTGGGTGCAGGGCTTGACTTTTACTGGTCGGCACGCCGTGCCATCCACGCCCGGGGCGTGATTTCCTTCATCTGTTGATTGGTCATCGCTGGCAGCTTCGTGAACAGGTCCTTGAGATACTCGTAGGCATCCGCCCCAGCCCGCTTCGCATTGTCCAACAGCGTGTAAAACGTCGCCGCACGCACTCCCGCCTGCGCGTCGCCCACGAACAACCAGTTCTTCTTGCCGATGGCACTGGGCCGGATCGTGTTCTCCACCAGGTTGTTGTCCACCTCCACGCGTCCGTCCTCAAGGAACACTTCAAGGCTCGCACGCTGGTTGAGGGCATAGCGTATCGCAGCCCCTGTCGGACTCTTGGGCAGGTGTTTGCGTTGCTGCTGCCATTGCTCCAGCTTCTCATAGACCTGCCCCATCACAAGGCGGCTTCGGGCTTCTCGGGCCGCCTGTCTTTGCTCCGGTCCAGCCCGGATCTCGCGCAACTCTTCCTCCACGGCATAAAGCTCCCGGATCTGCACCAGCACCCACAGGGCATCCTGGCAGTAGGTGCTGGCCTCAAAAAACTTCCGCCGGGCATGCGCCCAGCAGCCCGCCAGCCGGATCGTGCCCGCACGTTCCCGGCTCTGGGCAAAAGACGCGTAAGCGGCATACCCATCGCACTGGATGATGCCCTCGAACCCGGCAGGCACCAGGCTCTCCAGACAAAAGGCCGCCCGTCCGGTGTGCCACTGGAAGAACGTCTCCTGGGTCAGCGGCGAGTGCGCCACCCACAGGTAACCCGTTTTGGTCTGGCCATGACCGGGGCTCAAGTACTCAATGGGTGTCTCATCAAGCTGGACATACCCGCTGGCAAACACGCTCTGATGGATCTCGCGCATGAGCAGCCCGCAGGCCTCTGCGGTCATCCCGCTCCAGTTGGCCAGCGTCTGGCGCGAGATCTCCACGCCCAGCCCGGCGTAGATGCCCTCCAGCCGGTGCCAGGGCAGATGGTCCCGGTAACGTGAGACCATGCTGTGGGCCAGCAGCGAGGGCGCTGCCACGCAGCGCTCCTGCAGGCAGGGCTGCAACGGAGCCACCACCGGAGGCAGATGCCGCTGGTCCTTGCGCACATACTTGCGCCGGATGATGCGCAAGCGCTCGAAGCTTGCCGGGGTGTACTCAAGCTGCTCGGTGACCTCTTCGCCGATGTGCACCCAGTCCTCAGGACAGGCCTTGACCTCTTCGGGGTCGATGAACACTTCTTTAACCGGCAGGTGCTCCGGGATGCGGGGCTTGCGCTCCCGGGCTGGCTCCGGGGTGGACGGCTCCCTGCCCGGCCGGGTCTGACGGGCCGACTCTTCGGCCAGCGTAAGCTCCTCGATCCCGTCGAGCAGCAGCTGCATCTGCTCTGCATCCAGCTTCTCGCTGCTTTTGCCGAACATCCGGCGCGAGAGGGCATCGAGCTTGAGGCGCAGCAGCTTGTTTTCCAGACGCACCGCCGCAAGCTCCCCACGAAGCTCTGCGATCAAAGTGGCGGCGTCAGGTTCAGGAGTCACGAGGCTCGTGATGTGGCCTCAAGCCGCGCCCTTGTCCAGCTTCAGATGCAGGAAGCAGGAAACTATCCCGTCTCACGTTCATACCAGGGGCGCATCTTCGCGCCCCGCAGATCAATGCCGTCGGTGAGCATGGCCAGGGCCTGCGGGGCCAGGGCCAGCTTGGTCTGTGCAGGATCGGCGACAGCCGGCCAGCTGAAGGTGCCTTGTTCGAGCCGTTTGGCCAGCAGCCACCAGCCCGAACCGTCCCAGTAGAGGATCTTGAGCACCGAGTGGCGCCTGTTGCTGAAGACAAAGAGCGAGCCGCTGCGGGGATCGTCCTGCAACTGCGCACTGACCATGCCCTGAAGGGTGCCCACCCCGGCCCTCATGTCACAGGGTTGAAGGGCGATGAAGACCTTGAGGCTGCCTGAGAAGCTCAGCATGAGTGGAGGTCCGGGGAATGCTTGAGTTCGAGTTGACGCAGCAGCGCTGCAACCAGGGGCATCTGCGAGGAGCAGGACAGGTGCAGGCGGGCGGTGCCGGGCAGCAGAAGATCCAGGCGTGTCGAAGGCAGCGGGGAGATGGGGACGGCCTCCAGAAACGCCACGATGGGAGGGGAGGCAGCCTGAGTGGCAATGCAGGTGGAGATTTTGGCCTGCCTGCGCCAGGAGACCAGCGTTTGGTA contains these protein-coding regions:
- a CDS encoding RHS repeat-associated core domain-containing protein; the protein is MAPGSTVRVFHPQAGVDGEEIYVNPETGAYGAYWTVSGSWAGTGVTRVELLVRGSKAGAGIGGTPAVADKQMWVVLPPSQETYEYDGAGRMVGDATWAYTWNGMGCLVKMERKADTGADPNLASEVITFKYDADRRRIKKERTLTYSDSTPTRVETSKMIWSGWLPACEELSVNGGTASRRWFIWGRDVSGTWDGAGGIGGLVAIEEEGGRRLLVVDDGLGNITALINQVNGETVAKFDYTPYGELKVSSGDVNACPFRYQSKYYDAETGLSYFGFRYYSAKLGRWISRDPLGEAGGFNLYGYCGNDPVNRWDYLGMDSGIWDKVVATDDFMDGLLWATVQFWTRGDMFGGQMPLYQSPKSSYEYGYNTNMTGYNVASHCIGRTARELGMLVSMIDTELRDRGFCLEALPVTRMAAPVRGLRNLQVANQVVRTENIVAETLPSLPRVVESGKVVASVDAIGVQLGNQVQLGSQQLQFLESLRSRYPSIPHVVGMASDSSVVGATVVQKVTPLLSSQFSRNALEYLRVIEKHTGFRIPEVQRIQLAADLSITKYTRLTPQAGRLHRAKFTKTLKDSQIAEWERQTGQVWPKYQAGSTPRGRNPGDYFDAHHIIENVYGGPHEWWNLTPARFPSAHQSGLHLEDVMETLFP
- a CDS encoding SMI1/KNR4 family protein produces the protein MSKFDYLRPQMVGVENLTALSEQAVQELKAKYPGIAEDYLDFLKQIGWGNFGTVMIYAEPIDPEEIYSAERGLALQGIAVFGDDMQGFCYGFDKDEHYRVVEIDPRGKVDRTIHEDFSEFIRSFIHEPEERET
- a CDS encoding IS66-like element ISVsp3 family transposase, translating into MIAELRGELAAVRLENKLLRLKLDALSRRMFGKSSEKLDAEQMQLLLDGIEELTLAEESARQTRPGREPSTPEPARERKPRIPEHLPVKEVFIDPEEVKACPEDWVHIGEEVTEQLEYTPASFERLRIIRRKYVRKDQRHLPPVVAPLQPCLQERCVAAPSLLAHSMVSRYRDHLPWHRLEGIYAGLGVEISRQTLANWSGMTAEACGLLMREIHQSVFASGYVQLDETPIEYLSPGHGQTKTGYLWVAHSPLTQETFFQWHTGRAAFCLESLVPAGFEGIIQCDGYAAYASFAQSRERAGTIRLAGCWAHARRKFFEASTYCQDALWVLVQIRELYAVEEELREIRAGPEQRQAAREARSRLVMGQVYEKLEQWQQQRKHLPKSPTGAAIRYALNQRASLEVFLEDGRVEVDNNLVENTIRPSAIGKKNWLFVGDAQAGVRAATFYTLLDNAKRAGADAYEYLKDLFTKLPAMTNQQMKEITPRAWMARRADQ
- the tnpB gene encoding IS66 family insertion sequence element accessory protein TnpB (TnpB, as the term is used for proteins encoded by IS66 family insertion elements, is considered an accessory protein, since TnpC, encoded by a neighboring gene, is a DDE family transposase.); amino-acid sequence: MLSFSGSLKVFIALQPCDMRAGVGTLQGMVSAQLQDDPRSGSLFVFSNRRHSVLKILYWDGSGWWLLAKRLEQGTFSWPAVADPAQTKLALAPQALAMLTDGIDLRGAKMRPWYERETG
- the tnpA gene encoding IS66 family insertion sequence element accessory protein TnpA translates to MRSTPAQRHAALEAYARSGLSGPQFARSAGIKYQTLVSWRRQAKISTCIATQAASPPIVAFLEAVPISPLPSTRLDLLLPGTARLHLSCSSQMPLVAALLRQLELKHSPDLHSC